In Bombus huntii isolate Logan2020A chromosome 11, iyBomHunt1.1, whole genome shotgun sequence, the sequence tgttttagtATATAGGTATATGTGTAGTTCCTTAATTTGTATAACGTATCAATTAAAGCATCcattttttgtaatttataaatgcTTTAAATCTTTAATACGTTTGTTACTATTGAAAGATTGTTAACGTATAACATACACAATTTTTCTGGTGGCAGCGAACACGGCAAGAAATGCATGCTATATAAaagcttttaaaatatatttattttataattaatgtttaaccctttttacatttcttttaaaaattttggaaCCTTTCcgtttatttctatttaaagaATTTCTGAGTTTCTGATGTCGTTTAATCTCCCAATCTATTTGTTTCGAACTTGCACCATCCAAAGTATTAAATGCATTTGTGCCACCAGTTTTACCTTTTTGTTTACTATGTTCTTCTAACATTTCTGCAAATTTTTCCGCTGATACAAATATGTTGCTATCAATTCCttttggatttttattttgctTCTTTGATTGAATACTATCATCCAAAGCTTCATCAATATCTTCATCAAACTCCAAATCACTAGCATCATCGTCATCTAGATCAATATCACTTAAATTCTGTAATTCATCATCAGTATTATCattatctatattttcttctaaCTCATGTATATCGTGAGAATTATTACTATCTTCACTTTTATTATCATCAAAATATTCATCTTCTTCCTGAATAtctacaaatataataaatgtttatttttagttttcatataatatgaaatatcttaaaaataatttctagattaagtaaattacaaaaaatagaTACAtacctttcttctttcttccacTTTGAATATCAGCTGCAATATCTAAATCTCCAAAGTCTTTATTATCTGTTAATCTGTCTAACATGTTGTCAAATTCTTCGCTATTAACACTCTCTATATCATCATCTTCAACTTTAAGTTCGTGTttacattcttttttcttttttaaatatcggtataaatataattcatcAACTGGAATGCGTTCTTCTCTTTCATTGAGATATGACATACTATCAATTGGAACACATCTAATACCTTTAGGTGTATACCCTGCACGTTGTGCTAAAGGGTCATTCCTTCTCTGCACTTTTTTATCTTCTAACTTTTTTggatttttaaaaacataaCGATCTAGAAAACGCATTAAGGATAAATCTTCTAACGGGTCTCCTGTGTAATCGATTGGTTTCcctataattataaaaattatatgttacaattttaatatgttaaattgattttatatACAAGTAATACatgtgaaaataattatactgtGAAGTACCTTCAAGAATAGTATTTGCAAATAATGCAACACTTGGATGATAATGCTTAGATAATGTTATGAACTCTGTATTTAGACCTCTAGTTATTCCAGCATAAAGGGGATTGCGACAAAAGGGGTCATATTCCTTATGTGAAtcgaaatcaatttttatgttatttccTGTTTTATTTTCAGAATTAATTTCCTTATCAATATTGTGTTCAGATATAACATTCGTTAATAAAATGGAGTCTTCTAATTTGGATCTATCATCAGAAGGAtaagagatatttttattttctggaCTTAATGAACTATCTTTAGATTCAAGATCttcattttcaattttgataaaatctcgaggttttaataataaagtttTTAATTCCTTATTTGTCTGTAAAACTTTGGATATCACATATAAAGTAGCACATGCCATATTTGCaggaaaatataatatgatttGTAAAGTTCTTTTGACAAAAGCATATGAACGTTGTTTGTTACGATCATTTTTGAGAACTCTGAATAATAGATTAAGAAACAGTGCACGTTTGTTTGCCACCCCAATTTGTGGATCTAATAATTTCCGATAAAAGGTTGAATAAAATCTGTTTGATTGGGCTTCATCTTTACCTGTAATCTACAggaacaaaaaaagaaataaaaacgtTGAACCtcttataattaatatattataatttacataCTTACCTGATATAATAAGTTAAGTGCATTTAAAGAAACATTAAAAGATCCAATATGTACAACTTTGTATACAGAGTCTATATAATCATTCAATATATTTGAATCCATGTTTGCAAATGGATATGCTCTATTTACACCAGCTAAAATTGCTCCCATCATTCTAGAATCTGGCTCTCCTTTTTTTAAACAAGCTTTAAAAAAGGCAAAATAAACTTCAATGAGTGTAGAAGCAAGCTTTTCATCCTTCTTAGTTAGAAGAAATTGCGTCAATAAGcatattgcatagtattgagCACGTTGTGCtacattttttctaaataataatttttgaacTTCTCGTAATACAACAAGTTTCATGTTGGGATGTTCATATAATAACTTATTTAGACAAAATATAACTTTAGATCCTATTTTACCACTTGGATCTCCTATTTTGTTAACAATCAATTCTAATAACTTATGTTCTTGTTCAACATTTCCTATTAATAAATCTTTCATTGTTGATATTGCTATATCACGATTTGCATCCACGGTATCAGATGCAATAGTAGCTAAAGACATTACAAAATGTTCATACTGTTCATGTAATTGATCTTCAAAATACCAATGAGCCATTAGTTTTTTTCTTGATAAACCTAATTTAATAAGTGCATCTCCAGAACTAAATTTGTCAAGTTCATCTAAATTTTGTTCCTCGAATTtcagtaatttaaatttaggATGAAGTAGATCTGATAAAAACAGATCTTTTAAAGATTTTATCACCATATTGCATTGATTATGTTTTGCAACTCGTACTTGATTTATAAGCTTTGTAAGTCGAGTTAAATTGTATTTTGGATTGTCTTGCACTAATACGATAGCAGCTGCTACTTTATCTGAGGTTGTACCCTGTGTTAATGCTGTTCTTAACCATACTGTTTCTGAATCAGTACATTTTGATTCTTTTAATTGGTAAACAGAAGTTTCTGCATCtaaatatctttttgcttcattttttaaattcgatATTTCTATTTCAGATTTTGAATGTTTACATGGTTCCTCTTCTTTAGGATATTCTTCATACCACTTAGCACTCTTTGTGTTCACTTCTTTAAGTCCCTTTTTCATCTTATTACAGATGAAAATTCAAGTATttacgtaaaaatatatttagaaatattaaatgaacAATATATACTTTGTTGGGGAATATTCTTGTCTCGTGGTTAACCTCAATATGATAtgagtatattaattttaatcttaGTTAGGTTATATTTTCACgataataaagaatatttactACACAAATATCAATTAATGTTATTTTAGAGAACCAAAAATTGTTAACTTTTTTACAATCTTGTAGTTTACGACATGTAGAATCAGAAAGTATAAGGGGCAAGAAATCCACTAATTCGAAAGTTTTGACTATAGCTACAGTCATACACGTGTATATAAATAGGTCTCGACAATAACGTACAAGTCCCACGACTTAAACTTtgattattattgttgttattgaTGTTATTATTTTGATGTATTTTAATTCCCTTACTAGTATTCCCTCGCAGTATTTTAATTTCCTCACATAACGGCACCATATGAAATTTCCAAAAGTACACGTTACTGAtggtattaaaattaaaatgatGATCCCCCTCTATAGAATCCTTCATTGTCACATTTATGTTTAAGACCGTACCTTTGGATTCATGCGAATGATTTTGTAACATTATTAGTCACAGTTAATAAGCAATTCTTCTACCATTAAAATACCATGAAACGTAACGTTAAAAATGATTTCATATACTCTTTAACATACATTCCCATTCcctacaataaatttatattttaaaatttatattttttacgaaatgaaaatttacaataaaagaTGTGGAGGAAACTTAttcattaatataatttaatacattaatataaCGTTAATAGCTTATGTAAAAggtttatttatatattttaaagctgTACAAAGAAGACTCTTTAACACATACTTTTATAAATgcttatataaaaataacaattcaTTTTTACTTCATATATCAAGCAGTTTgcatactttttcttttttttgctttaTTACCACTTGATATACTTTTCCTCTTTTGCGAAGAATTAGAACTAGTCTGTCCAATTTGAGAATTTCCATTCTCAAAGAGTGATACATCTTTATCTGGTTGGTcattaaaaacaaaagaactGAAGTTAAAAGGTTCAAAACTTTCAGACGTTACTTTTTGACGCAACATCCGAGCTTCCTTTTTCAATAATTGTTTATCTCTctgtttacttttatttctttgcttctttttGAATTCGTGCCTCTGTGATGTAGAAATATCTGAATCGCTTTTTATACTTCCATTTTCTTGTGTATTATTAAACTGCTCTACATTATTTGTAGCATTTTTGATCTCCCCATTTACTATAgcattttgtttatttttagcTTTTTTCTGTGACCTAAGATAATAAAACGaatgttattatttaattttatataacaataaaattaacgtTATACTTTTGTCAATTAGTATACTTACATATTCACTGGAATTCCAATCTGCACTGCTAATCTATTGTATGCTACTTTCGTATCTTTCGCAAGTGATACGTGAGCTCTATATGTTGTGAGTATATTCCCAATGTCGTTCCAATTCCATGCTTGTTTTAAATGATGCATGTAGATGCTTCGCAATAATGTtaacagaagaaaaatatatctttgtCTGACCTCTTTCCCTATTGCAGTGCCATTAGATGTAACAACTTGttcattttcaattttgtgcatattaattatttcttgaaGTGTAGCCATAGTACAGCTACATAATGTTTTTTCCAGTTTCATTCTTACATCAGAATGTCTGGTATCTAAATGTACTAATCGACTATTACTATAAAAAACTATTAAAAACTCCAAAGCATACCCTCTACGAAAAGACCTTACAGTACTATCAAACGCAAAGTCAacctataaaaataaatattaaaattatttattatttaaaacttAATTAATCTACTAAAATAAAAACCAAAAATTTACCAGTAAAGGAGCTAATTCCCAATTACCCTCCCATTGTAACTGTAATACGCTTCTAAATAATAGAGGGGATAGTATACAATccctttttttaaaaaaaactgttaaattttcctgataaattttaattattgtatCTGTAGATACAATAGCTTGCTGGGCACATCTTACAAGGAATGTACAGCACTCAGCAATTTTATCACTAATTTCGTGATAAATTGATGTggttctttctcctttctctaTTAAAGCCTTAAaacgtacaatttttttttctaattatatgttgatataaagtataatttcaagTAAGTTGATATGaagtattatataattacctttaatattactattaataATTCTTCGTCAACATTTTctgtatctttaaatttttttaccattgataatatttttaaacaagatCGAACTCGATTATAAAGAGGTTTTTGATACGGATCTTTTATGCAATATTCTAATAAGGTAAAGAGAGGAAGTAACATATCAAGTACAATTGCCATTGATGGGGCACATTCTAAATAAGTTTCTAGTAAATCTATGACTCGAATTCTGAAATGGGTTAAAGCTTGGGCTGACTTTTCTTGTTTTTTGGATCGCGATTGACGATTTTCTCGAAGAATTCTAAATGCTGCTGCTAATGATTCATCTAATCGTTTTCCTTCTTCCTCGCCGATGTTATCTACATTTATATCATCATCATCCATTTGAACAGAAACATCACCTAATGCTTGACTTACTGCCATTCGTAATCTATCAGTTAATGTCTCATCTTCATTTTCACTCATTGATTCTTCATTTGAATCAGAGTCATTATCCGACGAAGTCTCCATTTCATCATTAGTATTTTCTCCATCACTTTTATTATCCTCTTCACTGTCAGAATCCGATTCTACATCTGATgaaatttcttcttcattATCATAACTATTTCTTGTTACAAGTGGTCCTTTCTCATTTGTTACATCTAATACctagaaatagaaaattcgaaatataagagtcactaattttttaactacatttataacatttacatACTGCTAATATTTGATGTATAGCTGTTGGCGTCACATAGGAACAAATATGTGGGAACACACATCCCACTAATGATCGTAACAAATGGCTATTTTTAGAATAAAAAGACAATAACAAATCAACAACTACTTCTACCCACTCTGGCTCATCATTTAGCTTTTTATTACTACCAGTTTTATGCTTTCTAGTCTGTTTTAATACTCTTTCATAACAACTTTGTAGTTCATCAATAGCCATAATTGCCATTTGTGGGTCTGAGAATAATTGTAAACCCATGTGTAAATTCATTGTATGAAATACTGGTACAGCTTCTATCTTTttcgaattattttctaaattttttattgaatgTATAACTTTCTCCCACGAATTTTTTACTTCATTCGTTAGTGGATTCCTTAATTTCAATGTTTGCTCtttcaaattaatattcaCAAAATGAATTAATTCACTTAATATACTTCGTAGATCATTCAACCTTGGTAATTTATGATCTAGTGCACGATAAAATGTTTCCTTAAATTGAGCTATAAACAAAAAGGGTACAATTTACAGaaacaaggaaaaatatatgcgtatattataatattaaatatataaataatatttacgagcTAGATCTATCCCAACATTAGGCACTTCACATAATccataagtaaataaaaactTCAACTGATCTAATCTCCATTCTCTATCCATAAGCGTTTTAGGATGTCCTATTAATCTAGtaaaacataataaataaattagatatATTCAGAAATATACGTAAATTACTGCACCAAAGATAAAACATATTAGATGCCACCTCTCGAAATATCAAATACCTTGTTAATAAATGAGCAGCATAAATTCTTTCAGCATTTGTCCAAAAAGATTCTGCTTGGACATTTGATTTATCCCTAGATATTGTATTTTCAATTATACCtctgtatatttttgataCTTTCTTTATACCATctaagttcaaatttccagtaagcatttgaattatttttgtacCTGTTTTTTTTTCGATCATTAAATCACCTGGatacaatattaatttctttaatacagcaatttgtatttttagttTAGTATCATCACTGTTTGTAGCTgatattaacaaatttaaGACTTCTTTAAATCCAAGAAGTACTTCATCTTTGTTATGATTTTTAGATCcagaacatttttttaacatATGCTGCACATAGTTTGGTGACAATAATGACGGAAGTATAGATTTATCTACgatatttgacaatatcaatTTCAGGATTTGTATAACTAAATATTCATCAGTTTTAGATGGCTTTGCAAATTTCTGATCTATACGAGTCCAAAAATCGATAATGAGTTCAGTTGATTTTAAATTCTCacaaaataatttgaatactGGATGATGACATGATATAATTCTGGATAAGCCCTAAGCATTAATAATGCATTAATTAATATACCTTTTACAAATAATGTGCATAAATCAAATTATAGATTATACTTACCATTAGTAGTTTTACTATATCATTCATGGATTCTTTAGTAACAATATGTTCTGTACCAAAATgtgtttttgaaaatttatcatttacAAGTGATGGACATTTATTCTTTATTACTAacaaaacataaaatgaatcTAATGTTTGTTCTGCCCATGGCTTGCCAAATTCTTTTTCAATAATTGGCCAAATTGATCTTTTAATACAATTAGTATCAACTTGATTCACAAATTCAACAAGAAATGAAACAGAaacaaatgataaataactacGTTGTTTGCCTGCACTGATAAGATTTTGAATAGTTTGTAATTGTATTGCACTAGAGCTTTTTGAGAGTATTTTAGACCTTATTAATGCTCCATATCCCAATATGCGTCCCATATAAATGTCACCATTTTCCTGAAATGATATAGTTGATACTAAATACAAAATACTTactatgataaaataaaacaaattgaTTTTCTTACACTTTTGCTATTGCTGTTTACTGGTTGTAATTCATTGTCTACTATAGATAAAAAGTTTTCTATAGACGTATCAGGATTCATTGTTAGAAAGCCTGTTAAAGTCGTATAAAAACCTATACGTGAACTCGTTTTTGAAGAGCCTAGGCTTCGAATAAGCCTTTTCATagcatatttaaattcttgaCTATCATTGTGTTCCTAAgacattatatttataaataatttatcgattaaaaCACTGATTATTTTTCATCCTATACAAAAACGATTTATTTTAAggttatctttaaataaacacttacTGAATTTttttgaattaaatattttaataaggCAATCCCTCCATGTATTCTTTCTGATTCTACTTCATTTATAAGTTTAGTAAAACAATCAAGCATTTTACAATCTACTTTACTTATATCTTCCATTTCGAAGTTATTTGAACCAACCTCTGCCACGTGCATAGTCTCGTCTGCCATCTTGCTTTAGTTCAACTAGAACTATGTTAATCTAATAAGTACCTAGAtgagaaaaatatcaaaacagtcgaacaaattaatattttaacaatcTTGCAATAATCgttatttaaatgaaacacATAATGAAtagaatatgaaattaaaaatttacgtttcattttttaattacatagaCTGTCAATCgttttcgttaaaaatttcgTACCTTTCTAAAACTGTCGAATtgctataaataaaattttttagtAATATTATGCAACTAaactacataaataaattattttctaaaaaggaCTTATCATAATCTAATAGTCGacaaattcatattaaaagCAGCAGCGATTGTATCCCCCACTACAAATTCTTAAtcgtttcataaaatattgtCAAAATATACTAATAGGTGAAACGGTACCTGAACTAAGTAAGTTTGCATAGATTCAcgatttcaaattctttaGTGATTAGAGAAGTGCCATCTTGAACATAGTATTGTACTCGACCCGCGCGGTCCCGGTCAGTTTCGTGTATGCAATATGGCTGGTCGAGGTGGTTACGAAGATTTAAGGCAAGTATAGggtaaaatttctttcgtgtACGATAGTTATTGAGATTTTTCGATATAGAGCAAGGGTGATATTTAACCATTACATCGAACcagtaaaaaaatgtttttgttctttaataattttacgattttaAGGTTAAGTGAGTTTCGATTAGAGTGCAGCGCAGCACCTTGCAGATATGGTACCTTCGACACGCGGCTTTATTTTGGCCGGCCAAACAATAGTCTATCTTAGTCATAGCATTAGTAACGAAGATGTTAACTTAGAATTCGTGCGATATACACAACCCATTTGTTTAGAAATACTATTTAATACAATACACAAAAGTAATTAACTCTACATAGTTTGTTAGAATATGTGCTTAAGAAAGTTAGTGCCTAAATGAGTGccagaattataaaattccaCATACTTCTGCTATTCTTTAGTTAATACTTGAAAGTGAATACAAAACTTTGtgtaattttttgaaatattaaattactatGTATCAATTCTGAAGTGTTcaatgttattttttattaaatgagGTTAAAAAGTAGTGAAACGTAAAAGTGGTGCTACATTCTTTTACGAAtattaattgtataaaatttgtacaaaattcagtgtataaaatgtttttataaaacaatatttaatttgacaaaatttctgtgtataaatgtaaattgcttTTATGCAGAGATTATGGGGGTGGATATCGAAGTGGCAGAAAACCATTGCCAACCGAACCACCATATACCGCATTTGTGGGAAATTTGCCAAATGGAATTGTACAAGGAGATgttgataaaattttcaaaaaactTAATGTTAAAGGAATCAGATTGGTGAAAGATAAAGAAACTGATAGGTAAGTTAATTTTGatatgattatattatacatctTCTGTAATGTTAAAGTTGTTATCTTATCACTGTCTTACTTATTAtcttattttgtttttataggTTTAAGGGCTTTTGTTATGTTGAATTCGAAGAGTTGGCAGACTTAGAAGCTGCATTGGAGATGGATGGAGCAGTAGAAGTAGATAAAAGTGTCATCAAAATAGATGTAGCAGAGGGTAAAAGAAATGATCGAGGAGGTGGATTTGACAGAAGAGGTCGCAGTGGCGGTGGTAGTGGAGGAGGCTTTAGAGGGAGAGATGGTGGCCGTGGTGGATATGGTGATGATTTTGGAAGCAAATCTATGTATTCTAGTAAGCGTTATGCTTTGCATAACgtatatcataaatattttaagtttGATTTCATAAACTAATTTGATAGACACAGCAGTAGTTAAAGTTCCAATGCaagatttcaaattttattttaaataactgttttaaaataaattcttatattgTGTATGCATACACATATACtcaaagtatatatatacacacaaaGGCATATTgttattagaaattaaactTTATATAATAACTGTGCAGGAGGCTATGTAGGTCAAGGCCAAGGCCAAGGTCATGCTGGTAGACAAGGTAGTACATGGGACATGAGGGGTAACCGGGGTAACTATAGTCAGTTTAATGATGATACAGGAGGTGGAAGTCGAGAATGGCCACGTAATGCATCATCTAAATCATATGGCAATAGACCACCTCCTCGTGGAGCTGGACCTGAACGAAAACCATTTCATGATGAACCATTTCACAAAGATCCACCTCCAGGTTTGtctgtatataaatatttttctgaaattttatctttaaaatgataaaaataattcctaATATTGTTATTACAGCTGATACAAGTGGAAGAAAACGTCTGGTATTAGCACCAAGAACAATTCAAGATCCGATAAATGCAATTGCTGAATCAAGTAAATCAAGCTCAATTTATGGTGGTGCAAAACCTCGGGAGGAAAAAATTAATACTGATGACAAGTAAACACATTATCATTATTAGTTTCTGATTCCCTAAATTTCAGGGAAAGGAACTTTCccaacaaaaatatttgaaaacaaAAATCAAGATCCTCTAATTTCCTCCAATGTAATGGGGAAAATCTCTTCTGAGATGAAattggaataatttttatttatcccTAAGGGGAGTCTTCCCCACAATAATAATGAAAGTGATTTCATGAGATTCTTAAGTTCGACGTATTTGacgtttttaattaaaaataaaaatttttcatcgaGTGCCCCCCTCTCTTTACACTAACTTCTtagttttaaaaaaatataataataaattggaaATGTGAAGTAAAAATTGTGTGCACCATGCATGCTGAGTAATATTGGTTAtgtgtaattatatatatatatatatatgcatatggTCACTCGTAtgacatatgtatgtatgtatgtatatgtgtgtgtgcgtgtgtgtgcgtgtatatatgtatatgtatatatatatatgtatatatatgcatgtatgtatgtatgtatgtataatatatatatgtacacacgTGCGCGCTCACACACAAACACTTGaattatatgtgtgtatatatatgtgtatacacGTGAATAATGATGTGATATGGAAagtacattttaatattcacGTCAATTTCATGTTGGGTATTTGTATCagattataataatattgatgGTATGTGTACAAactattacaaatatatactATCACCATACATACATTTGATTCCATATAAAAACTGATCTTCTCTAATAGTATCGTACTCGTAATCTTTGTTTGAAGGAGTACAAGAAACATTGTCCCTCTTTTCATTTCCCtccttataatttttatgtttcacTTTAACACCAATCATTGTATGAGCATATTCAGatgatttataaataattgtttaatataaaaagtCATATATGatcaaaaatattaagcaaTTATTTACGCGCTTgtgaaataacaaatatttataaagaataaaaaatatttgagtgattgaaaaaattatacatCACTGAATGGTATGAGGATAATGTGTTGATTATTACGCATTACTATTGTgtaacgaattaattaattatgctAGTAATAAATATCGATCATTTAAGAAGGTATCGATGATTATGAGATAATAAGTAAAGAAAAACTTGAATTAAtgacaaatattatataaaactatGCTTGTATATGATATTATTTCCTGAATAAAGTAGTCGTTTGCCTTGTATTTGTGTAATGTATCTTtagaaaattaagaaacagaaaataaaatttatgtataatttgaACTGCGAATAATGTATAACattcttaatattttgtaagttgtattattaaataatttaatattcaattttaatataacttttaaatattaagcGAATATacgattataattaattaagatcaattattatacttaaaattaaatacttaACATTAATTTATGTTAAGGAATTTTGTAacttaaaaacaaaattataatcaTAGTACGTTTTATGGAATACCAAAGTTTATTTCGGTAGCCACGCCTAAACTTCTCCCTTATTAAGGGTACCCCTCCTTATTCCTAACACAGATATACAATATTCCTATGTACCGTAACATTTCCTGTACAGTCGGTGCAATATCTTTGTTTCATATTCAATGAATCTATAATAGAAGTGTTTAATtctgttaaatataatattgtttgCTTATTCAATGCATGCAGATAATAGGAAAGTGATGTCAATTAAAACAGGAAATTTTAAGTTCAAATAACCTACTATTCATCTTATTCATGATATATGTGCGTATATTTCGGGTATCTTGCCTTCTGTCACAATACGGCGCCTGTTAACTTGAAATTCAGTTTCTGATCCTTctcgataatatttaaagacAGCACGCAACGATATTAACGTCTTCTTACCGTCAGATTGAATTAATACGAAAAAATGTCTAGTGAAAGCGTAAAAACGGTGGgtataatataattgaaacgtaaacttttttttatattttcgcatacttttttattatgaaaaagaagatgtttgtattatttactaaatctgaaattttttacgaaatatGCATTTGAAATACGATTTTAATTTGTCAACTTCTACCTTGTTTTTAATAGTTTGCTAGTCTTGAAACACCTGGATATGTGGGATTTGCAAATTTACCTAATCAAGTCCATAGAAAATCAGTAAAAAAAGGATTTGAATTTACATTGATGGTTGTTGGAGAATCTGGTCTTGGAA encodes:
- the LOC126870883 gene encoding eukaryotic translation initiation factor 4H-like isoform X4 produces the protein MAGRGGYEDLRDYGGGYRSGRKPLPTEPPYTAFVGNLPNGIVQGDVDKIFKKLNVKGIRLVKDKETDRFKGFCYVEFEELADLEAALEMDGAVEVDKSVIKIDVAEGKRNDRGGGFDRRGRSGGGSGGGFRGRDGGRGGYGGYVGQGQGQGHAGRQGGGSREWPRNASSKSYGNRPPPRGAGPERKPFHDEPFHKDPPPADTSGRKRLVLAPRTIQDPINAIAESSKSSSIYGGAKPREEKINTDDK
- the LOC126870883 gene encoding eukaryotic translation initiation factor 4H-like isoform X1, yielding MAGRGGYEDLRDYGGGYRSGRKPLPTEPPYTAFVGNLPNGIVQGDVDKIFKKLNVKGIRLVKDKETDRFKGFCYVEFEELADLEAALEMDGAVEVDKSVIKIDVAEGKRNDRGGGFDRRGRSGGGSGGGFRGRDGGRGGYGDDFGSKSMYSRGYVGQGQGQGHAGRQGSTWDMRGNRGNYSQFNDDTGGGSREWPRNASSKSYGNRPPPRGAGPERKPFHDEPFHKDPPPADTSGRKRLVLAPRTIQDPINAIAESSKSSSIYGGAKPREEKINTDDK
- the LOC126870883 gene encoding eukaryotic translation initiation factor 4H-like isoform X3, with the protein product MAGRGGYEDLRDYGGGYRSGRKPLPTEPPYTAFVGNLPNGIVQGDVDKIFKKLNVKGIRLVKDKETDRFKGFCYVEFEELADLEAALEMDGAVEVDKSVIKIDVAEGKRNDRGGGFDRRGRSGGGSGGGFRGRDGGRGGYGDDFGSKSMYSRGYVGQGQGQGHAGRQGGGSREWPRNASSKSYGNRPPPRGAGPERKPFHDEPFHKDPPPADTSGRKRLVLAPRTIQDPINAIAESSKSSSIYGGAKPREEKINTDDK
- the LOC126870883 gene encoding eukaryotic translation initiation factor 4H-like isoform X2, which encodes MAGRGGYEDLRDYGGGYRSGRKPLPTEPPYTAFVGNLPNGIVQGDVDKIFKKLNVKGIRLVKDKETDRFKGFCYVEFEELADLEAALEMDGAVEVDKSVIKIDVAEGKRNDRGGGFDRRGRSGGGSGGGFRGRDGGRGGYGGYVGQGQGQGHAGRQGSTWDMRGNRGNYSQFNDDTGGGSREWPRNASSKSYGNRPPPRGAGPERKPFHDEPFHKDPPPADTSGRKRLVLAPRTIQDPINAIAESSKSSSIYGGAKPREEKINTDDK